Part of the Candidatus Izemoplasmatales bacterium genome, CGTCACCGACATCGCCGGCATTGCGGCCGCGACGGCGCTATTGGACGCCTACGACTTCACCTTCAAGAACGCGGACGGCGAGGACTACACCCTCACGCTCGCGAAGGATACCGCGACCGGCAAGTTCGGGGTGACCCTGAAGACCTACCACCTCGTCGACCGCGAGGCGACCTATCCGCTCTACGAGAATCCGCAGTCGAACATCGGCGGGCCGTCGGGCGGACTCCTCCAGACGCTCTACGTCTACAACATCCTCGTCACGGAGGACGTCACCCGCGGGCTCAAGATCGCCGGGACCGGCACGATCGGCTACGACGGCTCCGCCGGCTACATCGGCGGCGTCCGGCAGAAGATCCTGACGGCGTGGTTCGCCGGCGTCGACGTCTTCTTCATCCCGCATCTCGACGACGGCTACTATAACGACAACTACGTCGAGGCGCTCCGCGTCTGCGAGGACGTCGGGATCGACCCCGAGGGCTGGCTCATCGGCGTCGCGAGCTTCCAGGACGTCCTCGACCGACTCGCGGAACGGGGGGAATGACATGGACGTCAAGCGCATGCTCTTCGCCCTCCGGATCAAATGGGAGACGGTGCGGAAGGAATTCGGGTTCAAGGCGATCCTCGACGCCCTCTTCGCCGGCTTCGTCTACGCCCTCCTCTGCGTCTTCCCCCTGGTCGCCGTCCTCACCGAACTGTTGCTTCTGTCGATGCACCGGGTGTATACCTTCACGGTCTTCTACATCCTCGCCGCACTCGGCTTCGTCTGGCTCTGGCACCGGCTCGCGTTTCTCACGCTCAAACTCAAGCGGCCGGACCACGAGTCCGACGCGCGGGGCGTCCTCCGCCTGCTTTCCCGCGTCTGGATGGCGCTCGTGCTCGTCGCCGGACTGCTCTTCCTCATCGTCTTCATCCCGGCCATGACGGCCTAAGGAGGTTCCCATGGTCTATTATCTCATCCTTTCCGCCGTCCTGGTCGCGATCGACCAGGTCGTGAAGGCGGCCGTCGTCGCCGGCTTCGAGTCCGTCGGCGACACCCTGCCGGTGATCCGGGATTTCTTCCACCTCACCTACGTCCGCAATCCCGGGATGGTCTTCGGGATCGGCGGCGACGAGTCGGGCGTGCCGCTCGCCTTCTTCCTCACCGTCGGAGCCGTCGCGCTCGTCGCCTTCGGCT contains:
- a CDS encoding S16 family serine protease translates to MNELTNRAWPVVRILLVPYLLFMFLLFYPIDYEIDAPGGITEVSRTIEIAYNQDKVIEGSISTTYIMAIPRTTFFMFITGYFNPYVTISKLSTGNASYTNDELRQISYLDKETSVDASIIVAYQAASLVNPEVEIGYVSKILVFGKAEYLSHYDEIEFGDEFVQVLGDDGAIVTDIAGIAAATALLDAYDFTFKNADGEDYTLTLAKDTATGKFGVTLKTYHLVDREATYPLYENPQSNIGGPSGGLLQTLYVYNILVTEDVTRGLKIAGTGTIGYDGSAGYIGGVRQKILTAWFAGVDVFFIPHLDDGYYNDNYVEALRVCEDVGIDPEGWLIGVASFQDVLDRLAERGE